DNA from Daucus carota subsp. sativus chromosome 1, DH1 v3.0, whole genome shotgun sequence:
TCGATTAGGGTACGGGTCTGTTTTTGATGAAACACTTCTGTAGGAGTTAATTTGTGCCGTTTACTGAATCCCAGTTCGTATTCTAGAGTTCAGGAATGTAACATTCGAACTTAGCAATTAGGTGAAGAGGTGTATTTTCATCTTTGTCTTTTTGAATAAGAAGGGCATTCTTGATATCAAATTTTAGAATTCCTGACAAAATGAATCCGATCAAGTACTTCTGGTCTTGCATTACTGCGATATGCAAAAAAATTCTGACCATTTCCATCTACACTCTCCCAAGCATCTGGTAAATATTCCAGAAGTACCTTTAGGCTTTAGCACAATGTCGTGTCCTTTATATGCTGCTACATGAATAGCTGTTCTCTCGTATTTTTTATCCTTCAGGTAAGCCACTGATTTGTCCAGTTGCAGTAAAAATTTAACCAATTCAGAAAGATTGTTATGTGCCGCGTAGTGAAATGCCGTCCACCTATTATTATCTGCTACCTTTACGAGGTTTTTGTTCTTTCGTTGATCGGTTGCAGGTTGGTTCAACTCCttaaagaagaaagtcaaagaCTGTGATATCTAATTGGTTAAAACTCTTTTGAATATCATTGATTGATTAAATGATTACAATAAaggattactccctccgtcccccgcCCTCATTTATTTACATCGGCAGACGGAGGCTCGGCACACATTCTAATACTCTCGTAAAACATTattcgataaattattttgaacttttattcttctgaataaaaatttgatgtttaaatttttatacaaaaaaaaaaaatttaaaaataagttatagaactatgttttatatgaacCATAAAATACGTGTCCGAACAGTGTGAAAAaactataaagaaatgagagggacagagggtgtacaattaaatatacaaaaatggGGTAGTAGATTTCATTTAATTGCCGCACACAAAGGATCATcttgtaatattattaaaatgtgCTTGACAGAATAAAATTCATGAAAGCATTATTTTACAGTTCAGACTAAGTTTGTACAAACAGGGCTCGCTGGTTGGCATGGTTTCCTGACAATACCCCAGTGTCGCCACCTCCACACAATACCCGAATTTCGGTACCGATTTCTAACATTGCGATACAACTGGCGAAGCCACGAACGTGATAGAACTATAGGAACTGTTAACATGTTTATTGAAGTTCTAAAGCTAAGAGGAAAGACAAGGAGAAAGAATAAAGAAGAGAGGCTACAAACACAAATGGCCAGAACTAAGGAGTGTGACAGTACACCATAAGTCCCTGCAATAAAAGCCACCATCATTGCTACAATTGATGCAATGTTGAACACTACAGCCAATGCGAACAACGTAAAAAAGGCCTTCTTCTTCGGATGGAATGATAATGAGAAGTAAAGAAACAGAGAGGAAATCGAGAATAAGAGAGCAACCGTATCTGCAACCACAAATATATTAAAGGCGGGCTTTCTTAGAAGTAATGGGGACCCTTGATCGGGTCCCAGATTGCCGTTAAAACCACCTGGCATGGCGAAGCCTGCTGTTAAGGCTACTGTGGTCACAAGTGCAGCCACTACCATATGTGTGTTCGCCCTTTGTCTTTGTATCTCGATCCTTTCTTTGAAACCTCTTAGATCAGATCGATCCATCTTTGGTATCTTACCGCCAGTTCAATTGtcccaaaaattataaaaagtgTCCCTACTTGGATGTGATCCACCGTTCTCCTGGACATGGTCATATAAACAATGGCGAGTACTAATCGATAAATTTAACAACAAACTTTATCATGTTACCAATTAAAACCAtatgaaatttaaattcaaTCTGTCACACGTACCTCATCATCCCTTAAGATTGGAGAATAATACTGATAAAGCGCTTCTGCTGGAGTCAAATTGGTGTCGTCTACTACTTCTTGGTCAATCTTCTGTATCCATTGCGGCAATCCAGGAATATGATATCCAAGCTTGCCAACTAGGTGAAGTGGCGTATTCCCTTCCTTGTCTTTTTGTATGATGAGTGTATTTAAAGTATCAAATTTCCAAGTTTTTGATAAAATGAATTTCAAAAGGGAGTCTTGGTTTTGCTTCAGGGCTATGTGGAAAATATTTTGACCACTTCCATCTACACTATCCACAATATCCGGCAAATACTTTAAAAGTTTCTTTATCACCTTCGTGTATCCTTTATATGCTGCTACATGAAGAGGCGTCATCTTATCTTTTTTATCTGCTATATATGCCACACTTCTGTTGGCATCCAATAAAAATCCAATAGAACGCCGAAGATTGTTGTCTGCCGCAAAATGAAACGCTGTCCATTTCCATTATCATCTAATACCTTGATGAGGTCTGAGTTGCTTCTCAATAGAAATCTCATGCATTTTGTCATA
Protein-coding regions in this window:
- the LOC108204781 gene encoding protein ACCELERATED CELL DEATH 6-like, whose amino-acid sequence is MTPLHVAAYKGYTKVIKKLLKYLPDIVDSVDGSGQNIFHIALKQNQDSLLKFILSKTWKFDTLNTLIIQKDKEGNTPLHLVGKLGYHIPGLPQWIQKIDQEVVDDTNLTPAEALYQYYSPILRDDEVRTGGKIPKMDRSDLRGFKERIEIQRQRANTHMVVAALVTTVALTAGFAMPGGFNGNLGPDQGSPLLLRKPAFNIFVVADTVALLFSISSLFLYFSLSFHPKKKAFFTLFALAVVFNIASIVAMMVAFIAGTYGVLSHSLVLAICVCSLSSLFFLLVFPLSFRTSINMLTVPIVLSRSWLRQLYRNVRNRYRNSGIVWRWRHWGIVRKPCQPASPVCTNLV